Proteins from one Sylvia atricapilla isolate bSylAtr1 chromosome 1, bSylAtr1.pri, whole genome shotgun sequence genomic window:
- the LOC136360283 gene encoding guanine nucleotide-binding protein G(I)/G(S)/G(O) subunit gamma-11: MPAINIEDLSEKDKLKMEVEQLRKEVKLERQPVSKCSEEIKNYIEERSGEDPLVKGVPEDKNPFKEKGGCVIA, encoded by the exons ATGCCGGCTATCAACATCGAGGACCTGAGCGAGAAGGACAAACTGAAAATGGAAGTGGAGCAGCTGCGGAAAGAAGTGAAACTGGAAAGGCAGCCG GTGTCCAAGTGCTCCGAAGAGATCAAGAACTACATCGAGGAGCGGTCGGGAGAGGACCCGCTGGTGAAGGGGGTTCCTGAGGACAAGAACCCTTTCAAGGAGAAGGGAGGCTGTGTCATCGCTTAG